The following are encoded together in the Vicia villosa cultivar HV-30 ecotype Madison, WI unplaced genomic scaffold, Vvil1.0 ctg.000089F_1_1, whole genome shotgun sequence genome:
- the LOC131623881 gene encoding cinnamoyl-CoA reductase CAD2-like, producing the protein MSSSGEEGKVVCVTGASGYIASWIVKFLLQRGYTVRATVRNISNPNKVDHLVKLDGAKERLQLFKADLLEEGSFDSVIHGCHGVFHTASPVHFVVDDPQTQLIDPAVKGTLNVLNSCAKSGSVKRVVLTSSIAAALYTGKPRKPEIVVDETWFSDPQFLLENKMWYQFAKTSAEEAANKFLTENNIDYVVMNPAVVIGPLLQPELNDSSALILNLINGSETFLNVAFGWINVKDVANAHIQAYEDSSASGRYCLVERVIHFSELTKILRDMYPTLQIPNKCADDKPLMQTFQVSKEKAKKLGVEFIPLEVSLREIVESLKERKFADF; encoded by the exons ATGAGTAGTAGTGGTGAAGAAGGAAAGGTTGTGTGTGTGACTGGTGCTTCTGGTTATATTGCTTCATGGATTGTTAAGTTTCTTCTCCAACGTGGTTACACTGTTAGAGCCACTGTTCGTAATATAAGTAATCCAAATAAGGTTGATCACTTGGTTAAACTTGATGGTGCAAAGGAAAGGTTGCAACTCTTTAAGGCGGATCTATTAGAAGAAGGTTCATTTGATTCTGTTATTCACGGCTGTCATGGTGTCTTTCATACTGCTTCACCGGTTCATTTCGTTGTTGATGACCCTCAG ACACAATTGATAGATCCTGCTGTGAAGGGAACTCTTAATGTTTTAAATTCATGCGCGAAATCGGGATCAGTTAAACGAGTTGTTTTAACTTCTTCTATTGCCGCGGCTTTATACACCGGAAAGCCTAGAAAACCAGAAATTGTAGTTGATGAGACATGGTTTTCAGATCCACAGTTCTTATTGGAAAATAAG ATGTGGTATCAATTTGCAAAGACTTCAGCAGAAGAAGCTGCAAACAAATTTCTAACAGAAAACAATATTGACTATGTTGTTATGAATCCAGCTGTGGTGATAGGGCCTCTCTTGCAACCAGAACTTAACGATAGTTCCGCTTTAATTCTTAACTTAATAAatg GTTCAGAAACATTTTTGAATGTCGCTTTTGGATGGATCAATGTGAAGGATGTTGCAAATGCGCATATTCAAGCATATGAGGATTCTTCGGCTAGTGGAAGATATTGTTTGGTTGAAAGAGTGATACATTTCTCTGAACTTACTAAGATTTTACGTGATATGTATCCAACATTGCAAATTCCGAACAA GTGTGCAGATGATAAGCCTTTGATGCAAACATTTCAAGTTTCCAAAGAAAAGGCAAAGAAATTGGGAGTTGAATTTATTCCCCTAGAAGTCAGCCTCAGAGA